The Actinomycetota bacterium genome contains the following window.
GCGGTCGGACCCGTACTCGGCGGGATCCTTGCGACTGCCGCGACTGTTCAGACCGTCTGGAAGGGGGCGCTGCTGCTGTTCGTCTACTCGCTGGGAATGGGAGTTCCGTTCCTGCTGCTGGCGCTGGGATCGACTGGGACGGGACGGGCGTTCCGATTCCTGCGCAGGAGGCGGTCGGCAATCGAGCGCGTCGGCGGCGTAGTTCTGCTGGGCATGGGCACGCTGCTGGTGACCGGTCGATGGGAGCAGATGTTCATCCCGCTCATCCGCTGGGTCTCCAACCGAGGCTGGCCGCCCATCTAGATCACTTGTCGGTCCCTTGGTTTCGAACCGAACGATGACAGGTCGGCCCGGCCCCGTTCCCCGAGTGTGCTGTGTCCGGCTGGTTGCCCGGCGCCCGGTCGTCATTCTTCGTCCCGCCGTGCCTTCCCATGCCGCCGTGCATGCTCATCATCATGAGCGGACACAGGAGGAGTAGCCCGAGCGAAAGGACGGTACTCAGTCGCACTTCGAAGAGTCCAACCGCGATCGCGACGGCACCGAGCCCCACAACCGCCAACTGCACCTTGCGTCGGTTCACTTGGTTTGCAGCCATCGCCCCTCCATCTATCTGTCTGCCCTCACCGTAGACGCAACATGTAAGGGCGGAATGAAGACTCCAGGGTCTTGGACAAGCTCCTCTAGATCTCCCAGTTCAATACCACGGGCTCCGCAAAGCCCTCGAGGGTCAGCGTGAGGATTCCGTTCGTGGGGCCTCCACGCGAGAACGCAAGGACTCCGGAGCGGTGGTGGCCACCGGGCGGATCACCCGTCCATGTCCCGCCTGCCCACGCGAGACCTGCAATCTCCAGTCGGCCCCGCGGTGTCATGCCGAGATTCCCGCTGTGCGTTGTCAGTTCCACCTGAAATCGAATGCCGGAGGTGTCGAGTTGACGTGGTCGCACCTCGATCTCGATCGAGCCGACGGACACGGTTCTCGTCGGGAGCGACGCGGCGGTTGCCTGCTTGTTCGTGCGACTCCGCAGAGCCACCGCGACCGCGAGCGTGACGAGGAGGACGGCGCCGACGGCAACAGCGACGATCCATCGTTTCGCCCTTGTATCCGGCTTGATCTCGGTCGCATCCATTCTCGGGTCCTCTTTCAATGCCGGATTCGGCGCAGTCGTCCGGCGGCCACCGTCACGCCGACGGCGTTCGCTCCGATGCCGCCGAGCATGAAAGCAATCCGGTAGTCGGTTAGGAACGCTGCGGCTCCCGTTGCTCCCGCGAACGGGGCGAGGTCGGCGATGTGATGCGCGCAACACGCGATCATCCCGACTGCCGACGATCCGGCGCCCGTTGTCCCTGCGGCCGCGACCGCGCGCCCCATTGAACGCCGCCGCCGAAGTTCGGCCATCAGGCCGACCTGGAGCCCGAACCCGGCGATGATCGGCGTGAGGAAGTACCAGTCTTCTCGCGTCTGCCGCACGAGATGATCGAGCGAACCCGATGCCGCGCCGACGACGCCTGCGTAGAAGGCTGCGAGCGCCGCGGCGCCGATGACGCCCATGCGAACGCTGCGCAAGTGTGACCGCGTGGGCGTCATATGGCGCGCACGGGCGGCCGACTCGTCGGCGGTGGCGGATTCGTCCATGTCGTGAGGAACCCTACGAGGCGCGGATGAAGACGCTGTGAAGATCGACGTGCCGGGGATGAAGACGGCGCGGGGTCGGCTACGTCAGGGAGTCCGCGAGGCGCGCGGCGTTGCGCGCGACCATGGCCATGATCGTCACCTGTGGGTTCACCCGAGTCGAGGACGGCATGATCGATCCGTCCAAGATCCACAAACCGGGCACGTCCCACACCTTCCCCCATGGGTCGGTCACAGATGTGCGCGGGTCTGCGCCGGCGCGCGCCGTTCCCATCGGGTGGTACGCCGACAACTTCAGGTCCGAACGACGCCAGTGGCCTTCGCGGATCTTCGACACGTCTTCACGCGAATGGATCGTCGGCAATCCCGGCAACATTGGGAAGACGGTCCTTGCGCCGGCGGCGAAGAAGATGTCGGACGTGAACGCGATGGCCTCTACCACTTTCGCGGTGTCCTCGCGCGAGAGGTTGTAGCGCATCAGCGCTTGGTTCCCGAGCGGACGGATGTGTCCGTTCGGACCGTCGCTGATGATCGAGCCGACGGAAGCCATGTTTGGGTACTGAGCGAACAACTCCTTGTACTCGGCACCGGTTCCCGGGATCGAGCTTGCCGAGTACGTGATCCCAGGCGGCGGGAACGTGGACTCAAGCAAGATGCCTTCGTCGATCTTGTGATCGACGAAGTAGCCCTGTACTGCGCCACGCCACGCGCGCAAGTCCTCATCGAACAGTGCTGTGACGCCGGCGCCGGGGTGGATTACGAAGTTCCGGCCGAGTTGGCCGGACGAGTCGGCGATCCCCTGGCGCAGCAACAGTGCCGGCGTGTGCACCGCTCCGGCGGCCACGACGGTGGCGCGCGCCCGCACGCGCAACGTCCCGCGGCGCTTGTCGGTGTCGGGGTCGCGAACTTCCGCAATGACGCCGACCGCGCGCTCGTTCTCGATCCAGACTTTGCGCGCGCGCACGTGTGCGTAGATCACGGCACCGTTTGCGACGGCGCGCGGCAGGTACGACACGTGCATTGCTTGCTTGGCGTCCACCGGGCACCCGAAGTTGCACGGACCGTGACCGTGGCATCCGCGCGCGTTGCGTCGGATCGGTCCGCCCGAGAGCCCCAGTTCGGCCGCGCCGCGGCGCAGAACTTCGGCGTTCATGCCTGCCGCGCCGTCCGGTATCGGCTGAACGCCGATGACATCCTCGACCACGTCGAACCACGGTTCCATATCCTCGGGCGTCACGTCGGGAAGTCCGGACTTCGACCATTCGTCCAGGACGCCGGCGGGTGTGCGATGGCACGTTCCGGAGTTCACCACGGTAGTTCCGCCGACGACGCGGCCCAGAGGCAACTGGATCGCCGGCGCTCCGATCGTTCCGGTCATGGCTTGGTCGCGGTACAGGTCGATCGCGCGGTCGATCGCGCGCCGTCCACGGAAGTTCTCGCGGTTGTAAGCACCGCCTTCTTCGAGCAGCACGACGCGCAGCCCGGCGCGCGCCAGCGTCTCGGCGGCGACCGCCCCCCCCGCGCCGGTCCCGATGATCGCGACGTCGGCGTCGATGGTCTGAGATCGCACGTCGGGGTACTGAACGACATCGAGATTCACGGCCGCCGGGACGGTGCTCCAGTCAAGCGGCAGCAGCGGCTCTTCCCGGTAACCGATCGCCGCACTGATGTCCGGGTGGCTTGCGTAGGCGATCGCAACCAGCGTGCGAACGCCTCCGAGGGCCTCCTTGATCGCGCGCGCCTTGCGGCCCTTACGGTTTGAAGCCAGCCATTGGTCGCGCGCGTCCGGCGACATCGAGTGCAGCAGGCGGGGGTGGGCGGAGAGCAACGGCGCAACTTCGACGCCGGCGATCATCGCGCGCACGAGTCTGCGCGCAGTAGGGCTAAAGCGCGACAACATGTCGTCGATGTCGGCGGCCAGATTGAGTTCCGAGGCACTCTGGGGGATGGCGCCGCCCTCGGGGACGAGCGCGTCGGCGATAGCTTCGAGCGCGCGGAACTCCAGCCGAGTCAGTGTTCGTCCCATGCTCGTCTCCCCGTTAGCGAGTTCCGCGGAACGTTAGCGCCCCAGCCGCCCACGAAACAAGAAACGGTCACTCGCGGTCGGGTTCGGCGCGCCAGCGGTAACCCATTCCGGGCAGCGTGATGATCCATCGGGCGCGCGCCGGATCATCACCGAGCTTCTGCCGCAGCTGGCGAACGAAGACCCGGAGGGTTTCGCTGCCGTACCCGGATCCCCACACCTTGCGCAGCAACCACTGGTGAGTCAGCAGTTTTCCCGGGTTGGTGACCATGGCTTCCAGGAGGCGGTACTCCGTCGGAGTGAGTTCAACGGATATCCCGCTCAGCAATACCAGTTGCCTGCTCAAATCGACTTCGAGTTCGCCGAAGTGAAGGACTGCGGGCAGGTCCTCGCCGCCGGCGCGTCGCTGAGTCGCGCGCACCCGCGCGAGCAACTCCTCCATCGCGAACGGTTTCACGACGAAGTCGTCTGCTCCGGCGTCCAGAGCGGAGATCTTGTCTTCTTGCGACTCGCGAACGCTCAGCACTATTACGGGCACTTTCGTCCACGAGCGCATCCGCCGGATGACCTCGTGCCCATCGATGCCCGGCAACCCAAGATCGAGAACAAGCAGATCGACATCCGTACTCGCAAGGGTTGCTAGGGCCGTTTCCCCGTTGCCGGCGGTGAGGACTTCGTAGCCGCGCGCGCGCAGGCTCGTTCCCACGGCCCGCAAGATCTGCGGGTCGTCATCGACGACGAGAATGCGAGTCGCGGGCATATGTCAACCTCCGGAAGGCAAGTTGAAGATGACTGTAGTTCCGCCGCCGGGGGTTCCTTCGATGCGGATTTGACCTCCGTGCGCGACGACGATCGCGCGCGCGATGGAAAGGCCGAGGCCGGTGCCGGAACCCGGTTCCTTGCCGCGCACGAAAGCGTCGAATGCGGTCGAACGTTGCTCCGGCGGAATCCCCGGACCCGTGTCGGCCACTCGAACCTCGAGGGTGTCGTGCCATTCGGCGGCAGCGACGGTAATGCGTGAGCCTGGGGGAGAGAACTTGGCCGCGTTCTCCAGCAAGTTGGTTAGGACCTGATCGATCTGCAGGACGTCCATGGGAACATCCGGGATGTCCTCCCGCACGCGCAGGAGGATCTCATGAGGCGACAGCATCGGTTGCAGCCTTGCCACGACGCCTTCGATCACATCTACAATTGCAGCGGGCGACTTGGTCGGAACGAGCGCGCCCGCGCGAATCCTCGCGAGATCCATGAGGTTTCCCACCAAACGATTCAAGCGCTCGGCTTCGTGGCGAATAGTGGCCAGCAATTCGCTGCGATCTGTGTCGCTGAAGCTTGTCTGTTCGTCCTGCAGGCTTGTGACCGCCGCGGTGATGGATGCGAGTGGTGTGCGCAGGTCGTGGGTGACCGAGGAGAACAAGGCCGCGCGCAGGTTGCTCTCTTCGGCCTCGACGTGAGCCCGGCGCGCCTCGTCGGCGAGTCTCATCCGCTCCAACGCCAGTGCCATTTGCGTCGCGAAAGAGCGGATGACCTCGCGCTCTTCCTGACTCAACCCCGCGCGCGAGGTGATCGTGATCCGTCCGACTTCCAAAGCGCCGGAAGTCATTGAGAACTCCTCGGCTTGTCCCTCGGTGTCGATCGATCCCTTGGGCTGAACGACCAGCGGGGAGGAGTCCGAATCAGTCGACACCTCGCACCGCAAGAGACCGAGCAGGTCCGTGATCGCCTCCGCGAAACTGCGCAGAACCGCGCGCGGCGGTTCCCCCGACAGTAGGCGGCCGGACAAGTGATGCAGCAAGCGCGCTTCTCGCTCGCGGCGTTCGGCGCGCGCCCGTTGCCCCAACGCGGTTGAGATCAGCGCGCCGACGACTGCCGAGACAACCAGGAATACGAGCAGAGCGACGAAGTCCTCGGACTTAGCGACGCTGAAAGTCAGGCGAGGGGGCGTGAAGAAGAAATTGAGTCCGAGGAAAGCTAGGAGCGATGCAGCCAGTCCTGCCCATATCCCGGCGGGCGCCGAGAGCATCACTGCAAGCACATAAGCAAGGGCTGCGACTGTGGGCGAGATCTCTCCGGGGAGCAGTGCGAGCGCAGTGATGGCTCCGGTCGCCAGCACCGGCAGCAGGGCGCGCGGGATCCTTCCGAGTTCGCCGCCGGGGCGTTCCGCTGAGGAGCTCATGGTCTCAGCCTGAGTCTGTCCCCGTCCGGGCGACTGCACAAGTCGGACGGGGATTTGATCCTCACAACTTCCTTACGGCGTACGGCTAATCCCTTACGCGCGCGCAACGGCTTGCTCCCGAGAATGATCGTAGGAGGCACGATTGTCATGACGGACGGATTCGTTGCAGGAATCGTCGTAGGGATCATCGTCGGCATGCTCTTCGGCCCCGTGCTCCGGTCGTACCTCGTTTGGCGAGAGTGGAAGAGGGCGTCGCAGCCGGCCGAGTTGATCGACGAAATTATCGAAAGAATGGGGCCGGCGCGCGGACCGGACCCAGCGAAGGTGAAGGCATCGGGTCGGCGGGCGGCCCGATGAAGACCGATGTCGGCACTTCCCGGCACAGCGACGGCAGGGCCCTTGGACGGCGTCTCGTCGCCGGTCGGACCGGTTTCGGGGCGGTCGCGAAGCGATTGCTGCTGGGCAAGCCGATTGCGACTGAAGAGGCCGGGCACCACCTCCTCCCAAAGATCCTGGCGTTGCCGGTGTTCGCGTCCGACGCACTTTCTTCGAATGCGTACGCGACCGAGGAAATCTTGCTGGTACTCGCGCTTGCGGGGTCGGGGAGTCTCAAGTGGTCGTTGCCGATCGCGGCGGCGGTGGCGACGGTCCTGACCATCGTGGTCATCTCATACCGGCAAACGGTGCGCGCGTACCCGAGCGGCGGCGGCGCGTACATCGTCGCCAAGGAAAACCTCGGCGAGATCCCCGGACTGGTTGCGGCGGCGTCGTTACTGACCGACTACGTTCTTACCGTCGCGGTGAGCATCGCCGCGGGCGCGTTCGCATTGGCGTCGCTGGTGCCGGAGTTGCTGGATCACCGTGTGGCGGTTTCGTTGGCGTTCATCGCCTGCATCACCGTGGCGAACCTCCGGGGGGCTAGGGAGTCGGGGTTTGTGTTCGCGATCCCCACCTACGCCTTCGTGATTTCGAGTCTTACGCTGATCGGCGTGGGCTTGGCTCGATGCACCGTGGGAACTTGTCCGGTTGCGGCCGCGCCTGAGGCGTTGCATGTTACCCAAGGGCTGACCCTCTTCCTCGTCCTGCGCGCGTTCTCATCCGGTTCAACGGCGCTCACCGGTGTTGAGGCGATTGCCAACGGGGTTCCGGCGTTTCAAGGCGGTCGCCCCAAGGAACAGGCACACAACGCCGCAACGACGCTGGCGATCCTCGGAGTCTTGTCCGTCACCATGTTCGTCGGGCTCACCTACCTGGCGCACCGGATTGGAGTGCATCCGTCGGAGGATCGCTCGGTGGTGGCGCAGATCGCGTTTGCGGTGTTCGGTTCGGGGTTGGGTTTCGGCATCGTGCAGGTAGCGACGGCGCTGATCTTGGTCTTGGCCGCCAATACGGCCTATCAGGACTTCCCGCGACTGTCGTCGATCCTCGCGCGAGACCGGTACATGCCTCGTCAGTTCATCAACCGCGGGGACAGGCTGGTCTTCTCGAACGGAATCATCGTGCTTTCGGGAATGGCTTCACTCTTGGTGTGGATCTATCACGCAGACGTCACGCGAATCATTCAGCTCTACGTGGTCGGGGTGTTTACGAGCTTCACGTTGTCACAGATCGGCATGGTTGTGCACTGGCGTCGTCTTCGTGAACCAACCGGATGGCGTCGCCGCGCGGCACTGAACACAGTGGGGGCCGTGGCAACCGGATTGGTGCTTATCGTGGTCGCGACGACGAAGTTCACTCACGGTGCATGGGTCGTCGTCGTCGCGATCCCGTTCATCGTGCTGGGGTTCAAGGGGATTCACTCCCACTACCGGTCTGTTGGGCGTCAGTTGAGGGTGCTGGAAGACCGGCCCCGCGCCGTTGCGGCAACCAGGGCGATCGTGTTGGTCGAAAACGTTGACGAGGCAACTTTGCGCGCGGTCGGGTATGCGCGCGCCCTTCGTCCGCGGGAGGTGCGAGGTCTGCACGTCGGCACAGATCAGACTTCCGCCAAAGTTGTCGCGGACTGGAGCGCGTCCTGCTCGGGAACGCCGTTGGATGTCGTTCCCTCAGAGGGGAAGGGGCTGCCGGAAATGATCCGGCGCTACGTGAAGTCACGGGCCTTCGCCGAGGACGAGTTCATCACCATCGTTGTGCCCGAAACGATTCGAACAGGCTGGCGTCAACTTATCGGCCGGTGGAGAACGCTGTTCAGCGAATCAACCCTGCGCGCTTTGCCCGGGGTCGTGGTGACGGATGTGCCGCTGTTGCGTGACCACGGCGCGACGTCCGCTACGTCCGCCCCGCTGCGGCCGGTCGCTCCTTCGCGGGTCGAAGCGATCGTTCTCGCGTCGGCGGTACACAACGCAACGCTGCGCAGCATCGCCTACGCGCAGTCGCTGAGGCCGGCGGGCCTGACTGCGGTGAGCTTCAACATTGATCCGAGCGAAACTGCGCGAGTGATGGAGGAGTGGAACCGTTGGGGAGTCGACGTTCCGCTTGAGATCATCGACGCGCCTTTCCGAGATGTATCCGAATCCCTAGTGCGCTACGTCCGAAGATTGCGCGCGGAACGCCCGGGCTTGGTGGTGTCGGTAGTCATCCCGGAGTTCATCGTCGGCCGATGGTGGCACGGCTTCCTGCACAACCAAACGGCCCTCGCCCTGCGCGTCGCGCTGCTGTTTGAGCCCGGGGTTGTCGTCTCGAGCGTTCCCTACCACCTGGACTGAGACACGCGCGCTCCGCGTCTGCACGTCGGCCCTGTTGGGTCCGTGGCTCCTGCCGGACAGGCCGCCGAAGATCGGGCAAAGCAGGAGATGTCGTAGCGTCAGCGAACAAATATGCATGAAACGAACTGTTGCCGTTTTCGTTCTTGCGCTGGCGGTCATCGCCCCGACGGCGAGTCCGGGCGCGCCGGGTTTTGGATCAGGGCACGCGCGCGCAGGCGTAGCCGTCGTGGACGCGAGTTGGCACCTGGGGGCGTCCCAAGGGCAGTACGCAGATGCGCGATCGGTTCC
Protein-coding sequences here:
- a CDS encoding DUF2933 domain-containing protein, with the translated sequence MAANQVNRRKVQLAVVGLGAVAIAVGLFEVRLSTVLSLGLLLLCPLMMMSMHGGMGRHGGTKNDDRAPGNQPDTAHSGNGAGPTCHRSVRNQGTDK
- a CDS encoding GMC family oxidoreductase N-terminal domain-containing protein produces the protein MGRTLTRLEFRALEAIADALVPEGGAIPQSASELNLAADIDDMLSRFSPTARRLVRAMIAGVEVAPLLSAHPRLLHSMSPDARDQWLASNRKGRKARAIKEALGGVRTLVAIAYASHPDISAAIGYREEPLLPLDWSTVPAAVNLDVVQYPDVRSQTIDADVAIIGTGAGGAVAAETLARAGLRVVLLEEGGAYNRENFRGRRAIDRAIDLYRDQAMTGTIGAPAIQLPLGRVVGGTTVVNSGTCHRTPAGVLDEWSKSGLPDVTPEDMEPWFDVVEDVIGVQPIPDGAAGMNAEVLRRGAAELGLSGGPIRRNARGCHGHGPCNFGCPVDAKQAMHVSYLPRAVANGAVIYAHVRARKVWIENERAVGVIAEVRDPDTDKRRGTLRVRARATVVAAGAVHTPALLLRQGIADSSGQLGRNFVIHPGAGVTALFDEDLRAWRGAVQGYFVDHKIDEGILLESTFPPPGITYSASSIPGTGAEYKELFAQYPNMASVGSIISDGPNGHIRPLGNQALMRYNLSREDTAKVVEAIAFTSDIFFAAGARTVFPMLPGLPTIHSREDVSKIREGHWRRSDLKLSAYHPMGTARAGADPRTSVTDPWGKVWDVPGLWILDGSIMPSSTRVNPQVTIMAMVARNAARLADSLT
- a CDS encoding response regulator transcription factor; translated protein: MPATRILVVDDDPQILRAVGTSLRARGYEVLTAGNGETALATLASTDVDLLVLDLGLPGIDGHEVIRRMRSWTKVPVIVLSVRESQEDKISALDAGADDFVVKPFAMEELLARVRATQRRAGGEDLPAVLHFGELEVDLSRQLVLLSGISVELTPTEYRLLEAMVTNPGKLLTHQWLLRKVWGSGYGSETLRVFVRQLRQKLGDDPARARWIITLPGMGYRWRAEPDRE
- a CDS encoding APC family permease, with the protein product MKTDVGTSRHSDGRALGRRLVAGRTGFGAVAKRLLLGKPIATEEAGHHLLPKILALPVFASDALSSNAYATEEILLVLALAGSGSLKWSLPIAAAVATVLTIVVISYRQTVRAYPSGGGAYIVAKENLGEIPGLVAAASLLTDYVLTVAVSIAAGAFALASLVPELLDHRVAVSLAFIACITVANLRGARESGFVFAIPTYAFVISSLTLIGVGLARCTVGTCPVAAAPEALHVTQGLTLFLVLRAFSSGSTALTGVEAIANGVPAFQGGRPKEQAHNAATTLAILGVLSVTMFVGLTYLAHRIGVHPSEDRSVVAQIAFAVFGSGLGFGIVQVATALILVLAANTAYQDFPRLSSILARDRYMPRQFINRGDRLVFSNGIIVLSGMASLLVWIYHADVTRIIQLYVVGVFTSFTLSQIGMVVHWRRLREPTGWRRRAALNTVGAVATGLVLIVVATTKFTHGAWVVVVAIPFIVLGFKGIHSHYRSVGRQLRVLEDRPRAVAATRAIVLVENVDEATLRAVGYARALRPREVRGLHVGTDQTSAKVVADWSASCSGTPLDVVPSEGKGLPEMIRRYVKSRAFAEDEFITIVVPETIRTGWRQLIGRWRTLFSESTLRALPGVVVTDVPLLRDHGATSATSAPLRPVAPSRVEAIVLASAVHNATLRSIAYAQSLRPAGLTAVSFNIDPSETARVMEEWNRWGVDVPLEIIDAPFRDVSESLVRYVRRLRAERPGLVVSVVIPEFIVGRWWHGFLHNQTALALRVALLFEPGVVVSSVPYHLD
- a CDS encoding cytochrome c biogenesis protein CcdA — protein: AVGPVLGGILATAATVQTVWKGALLLFVYSLGMGVPFLLLALGSTGTGRAFRFLRRRRSAIERVGGVVLLGMGTLLVTGRWEQMFIPLIRWVSNRGWPPI
- a CDS encoding ATP-binding protein encodes the protein MSSSAERPGGELGRIPRALLPVLATGAITALALLPGEISPTVAALAYVLAVMLSAPAGIWAGLAASLLAFLGLNFFFTPPRLTFSVAKSEDFVALLVFLVVSAVVGALISTALGQRARAERREREARLLHHLSGRLLSGEPPRAVLRSFAEAITDLLGLLRCEVSTDSDSSPLVVQPKGSIDTEGQAEEFSMTSGALEVGRITITSRAGLSQEEREVIRSFATQMALALERMRLADEARRAHVEAEESNLRAALFSSVTHDLRTPLASITAAVTSLQDEQTSFSDTDRSELLATIRHEAERLNRLVGNLMDLARIRAGALVPTKSPAAIVDVIEGVVARLQPMLSPHEILLRVREDIPDVPMDVLQIDQVLTNLLENAAKFSPPGSRITVAAAEWHDTLEVRVADTGPGIPPEQRSTAFDAFVRGKEPGSGTGLGLSIARAIVVAHGGQIRIEGTPGGGTTVIFNLPSGG